A genome region from Oryzias latipes chromosome 2, ASM223467v1 includes the following:
- the LOC101161710 gene encoding PI-PLC X domain-containing protein 1 isoform X2, giving the protein MGDKLFPVLEGNPDWMSRLPEELHDVPLWNLALPGSHDTMSFCLDISSPVLRSESFLLRLTDLLLPCCTRPCIYRWATTQQSILADQGDLGIRFFDLRIAKNPASSSNLFFAHGIYTLLTEALKELAMWLEAHPKEIVIISCSHFDTMTNEDHVHLVEFIHILFNLKLCSSKNVPTLRSCWSKGYQVIISYDNEAMLLEHPELWRAIPYWYADTPNPKKVISYLETQKLKGRPAGFYVSGLNLTEDATYVALHPCQTMRKMTMDALPLLLRWTEDQQPGPEPDRINIVCCDFVNVSEFCSIVIGLNYKLPNLDSCY; this is encoded by the exons ATGGGGGACAAATTGTTTCCGGTGCTCGAAGGAAACCCCGACTGGATGTCGCGGCTCCCGGAAGAGCTGCATGATGTCCCTCTATGGAACCTGGCTTTGCCAG GAAGCCATGACACCATGTCTTTCTGCTTGGACATTTCCTCCCCGGTGCTCAGATCCGAGTCCTTCCTCCTCAGACTCACCGACCTACTGTTACCCTGCTGTACTCGGCCCTGTATTTACCGCTGGGCCACAACGCAG cagTCCATCCTTGCTGATCAGGGGGATCTTGGTATTCGGTTTTTCGACCTGCGAATTGCCAAAAATCCAGCAAGCAGCAGCAACCTCTTCTTTGCTCATGGGATCTACACTCTTTTGACg GAAGCTCTGAAGGAACTGGCGATGTGGTTAGAGGCTCACCCAAAAGAGATTGTAATTATCTCTTGCTCTCATTTCGACACTATGACAAATGAAGATCATGTCCATCTGGTGGAGTTCATCCATATTCTCTTCAACTTGAAGCTCTGTTCCTCAAAG aatgTTCCCACACTGCGTTCCTGTTGGTCCAAAGGTTACCAGGTCATAATTTCTTATGATAATGAGGCGATGTTGCTGGAGCACCCAGAGCTGTGGAGGGCCATACCATACTG GTATGCTGATACTCCTAACCCAAAGAAGGTGATTAGTTATCTGGAGACACAAAAACTCAAAGGAAGACCAG CTGGTTTTTATGTCAGCGGCCTGAACCTGACAGAAGATGCCACGTATGTTGCTCTTCATCCCTGCCAGACCATGAGGAAGATGACAATGGATGCCCTCCCGCTGCTTCTGCGCTGGACAGAGGACCAGCAACCAGGGCCCGAGCCAGACAGAATCAACATTGTTTGCTGTGACTTTGTAAATGTCAGTGAATTCTGCTCAATTGTGATTGGCCTGAACTACAAACTGCCGAATCTAGACTCTTGCTACTAA
- the LOC101161710 gene encoding PI-PLC X domain-containing protein 1 isoform X4, with the protein MEPGFARSESFLLRLTDLLLPCCTRPCIYRWATTQQSILADQGDLGIRFFDLRIAKNPASSSNLFFAHGIYTLLTVKEALKELAMWLEAHPKEIVIISCSHFDTMTNEDHVHLVEFIHILFNLKLCSSKNVPTLRSCWSKGYQVIISYDNEAMLLEHPELWRAIPYWYADTPNPKKVISYLETQKLKGRPAGFYVSGLNLTEDATYVALHPCQTMRKMTMDALPLLLRWTEDQQPGPEPDRINIVCCDFVNVSEFCSIVIGLNYKLPNLDSCY; encoded by the exons ATGGAACCTGGCTTTGCCAG ATCCGAGTCCTTCCTCCTCAGACTCACCGACCTACTGTTACCCTGCTGTACTCGGCCCTGTATTTACCGCTGGGCCACAACGCAG cagTCCATCCTTGCTGATCAGGGGGATCTTGGTATTCGGTTTTTCGACCTGCGAATTGCCAAAAATCCAGCAAGCAGCAGCAACCTCTTCTTTGCTCATGGGATCTACACTCTTTTGACggttaag GAAGCTCTGAAGGAACTGGCGATGTGGTTAGAGGCTCACCCAAAAGAGATTGTAATTATCTCTTGCTCTCATTTCGACACTATGACAAATGAAGATCATGTCCATCTGGTGGAGTTCATCCATATTCTCTTCAACTTGAAGCTCTGTTCCTCAAAG aatgTTCCCACACTGCGTTCCTGTTGGTCCAAAGGTTACCAGGTCATAATTTCTTATGATAATGAGGCGATGTTGCTGGAGCACCCAGAGCTGTGGAGGGCCATACCATACTG GTATGCTGATACTCCTAACCCAAAGAAGGTGATTAGTTATCTGGAGACACAAAAACTCAAAGGAAGACCAG CTGGTTTTTATGTCAGCGGCCTGAACCTGACAGAAGATGCCACGTATGTTGCTCTTCATCCCTGCCAGACCATGAGGAAGATGACAATGGATGCCCTCCCGCTGCTTCTGCGCTGGACAGAGGACCAGCAACCAGGGCCCGAGCCAGACAGAATCAACATTGTTTGCTGTGACTTTGTAAATGTCAGTGAATTCTGCTCAATTGTGATTGGCCTGAACTACAAACTGCCGAATCTAGACTCTTGCTACTAA
- the LOC101161710 gene encoding PI-PLC X domain-containing protein 1 isoform X1 — protein MGDKLFPVLEGNPDWMSRLPEELHDVPLWNLALPGSHDTMSFCLDISSPVLRSESFLLRLTDLLLPCCTRPCIYRWATTQQSILADQGDLGIRFFDLRIAKNPASSSNLFFAHGIYTLLTVKEALKELAMWLEAHPKEIVIISCSHFDTMTNEDHVHLVEFIHILFNLKLCSSKNVPTLRSCWSKGYQVIISYDNEAMLLEHPELWRAIPYWYADTPNPKKVISYLETQKLKGRPAGFYVSGLNLTEDATYVALHPCQTMRKMTMDALPLLLRWTEDQQPGPEPDRINIVCCDFVNVSEFCSIVIGLNYKLPNLDSCY, from the exons ATGGGGGACAAATTGTTTCCGGTGCTCGAAGGAAACCCCGACTGGATGTCGCGGCTCCCGGAAGAGCTGCATGATGTCCCTCTATGGAACCTGGCTTTGCCAG GAAGCCATGACACCATGTCTTTCTGCTTGGACATTTCCTCCCCGGTGCTCAGATCCGAGTCCTTCCTCCTCAGACTCACCGACCTACTGTTACCCTGCTGTACTCGGCCCTGTATTTACCGCTGGGCCACAACGCAG cagTCCATCCTTGCTGATCAGGGGGATCTTGGTATTCGGTTTTTCGACCTGCGAATTGCCAAAAATCCAGCAAGCAGCAGCAACCTCTTCTTTGCTCATGGGATCTACACTCTTTTGACggttaag GAAGCTCTGAAGGAACTGGCGATGTGGTTAGAGGCTCACCCAAAAGAGATTGTAATTATCTCTTGCTCTCATTTCGACACTATGACAAATGAAGATCATGTCCATCTGGTGGAGTTCATCCATATTCTCTTCAACTTGAAGCTCTGTTCCTCAAAG aatgTTCCCACACTGCGTTCCTGTTGGTCCAAAGGTTACCAGGTCATAATTTCTTATGATAATGAGGCGATGTTGCTGGAGCACCCAGAGCTGTGGAGGGCCATACCATACTG GTATGCTGATACTCCTAACCCAAAGAAGGTGATTAGTTATCTGGAGACACAAAAACTCAAAGGAAGACCAG CTGGTTTTTATGTCAGCGGCCTGAACCTGACAGAAGATGCCACGTATGTTGCTCTTCATCCCTGCCAGACCATGAGGAAGATGACAATGGATGCCCTCCCGCTGCTTCTGCGCTGGACAGAGGACCAGCAACCAGGGCCCGAGCCAGACAGAATCAACATTGTTTGCTGTGACTTTGTAAATGTCAGTGAATTCTGCTCAATTGTGATTGGCCTGAACTACAAACTGCCGAATCTAGACTCTTGCTACTAA
- the LOC101161710 gene encoding PI-PLC X domain-containing protein 1 isoform X5, whose amino-acid sequence MGDKLFPVLEGNPDWMSRLPEELHDVPLWNLALPGSHDTMSFCLDISSPVLRSESFLLRLTDLLLPCCTRPCIYRWATTQQSILADQGDLGIRFFDLRIAKNPASSSNLFFAHGIYTLLTVKEALKELAMWLEAHPKEIVIISCSHFDTMTNEDHVHLVEFIHILFNLKLCSSKNVPTLRSCWSKGYQVIISYDNEAMLLEHPELWRAIPYWYADTPNPKKVISYLETQKLKGRPDHEEDDNGCPPAASALDRGPATRARARQNQHCLL is encoded by the exons ATGGGGGACAAATTGTTTCCGGTGCTCGAAGGAAACCCCGACTGGATGTCGCGGCTCCCGGAAGAGCTGCATGATGTCCCTCTATGGAACCTGGCTTTGCCAG GAAGCCATGACACCATGTCTTTCTGCTTGGACATTTCCTCCCCGGTGCTCAGATCCGAGTCCTTCCTCCTCAGACTCACCGACCTACTGTTACCCTGCTGTACTCGGCCCTGTATTTACCGCTGGGCCACAACGCAG cagTCCATCCTTGCTGATCAGGGGGATCTTGGTATTCGGTTTTTCGACCTGCGAATTGCCAAAAATCCAGCAAGCAGCAGCAACCTCTTCTTTGCTCATGGGATCTACACTCTTTTGACggttaag GAAGCTCTGAAGGAACTGGCGATGTGGTTAGAGGCTCACCCAAAAGAGATTGTAATTATCTCTTGCTCTCATTTCGACACTATGACAAATGAAGATCATGTCCATCTGGTGGAGTTCATCCATATTCTCTTCAACTTGAAGCTCTGTTCCTCAAAG aatgTTCCCACACTGCGTTCCTGTTGGTCCAAAGGTTACCAGGTCATAATTTCTTATGATAATGAGGCGATGTTGCTGGAGCACCCAGAGCTGTGGAGGGCCATACCATACTG GTATGCTGATACTCCTAACCCAAAGAAGGTGATTAGTTATCTGGAGACACAAAAACTCAAAGGAAGACCAG ACCATGAGGAAGATGACAATGGATGCCCTCCCGCTGCTTCTGCGCTGGACAGAGGACCAGCAACCAGGGCCCGAGCCAGACAGAATCAACATTGTTTGCTGTGA